The following proteins come from a genomic window of Ruminococcaceae bacterium R-25:
- a CDS encoding carboxylesterase type B, translating into MKYAKTVATEYGLVRGIVKDGCQEYLGIPYAAPPVGDLAFKHPVPPEPWNGILDVVKGPISPVQGTGRSTIELDGRDCLYLNVFVPEDLEPGAPVMVWFYGGSYANGGVGRMREDSDELSYDMARFARETKTVCVNFNYRLNLEGFLNLHFLDKKFDQNNGLFDQILALKFVRNNIHRFGGNADNITIFGQSAGAACMLVLMGDPKTSKLFDKAIVQSACVDSFWTEKQSQRLTYKYLKYLGVSPSELDRLKDISIDKVHEANRLLKKFVLREGNSNCCFSPVIDGVTIPEKPGEMAKRFSKPVLIGTTSQEGDLFIKNIPNVALPLAAFWFKFKFKPGKGAHRFMADDFTAKFYREPAHDIAQNIAGASWVYEYRYQTPNMLKAHSGCCHACELPLLFGKSNAYISIDDPVSQRVGEKMREIWGEFAYKGSLSWAKFKDGGEIKGID; encoded by the coding sequence ATGAAATACGCAAAGACAGTCGCAACCGAATATGGACTTGTCAGAGGCATCGTCAAGGACGGGTGTCAGGAATATCTCGGCATCCCCTACGCAGCGCCTCCGGTGGGCGATCTGGCATTTAAGCATCCTGTCCCGCCTGAACCCTGGAACGGCATTCTGGATGTCGTCAAAGGCCCTATAAGCCCTGTTCAGGGCACCGGGCGCTCTACTATCGAACTTGACGGCAGGGACTGTCTGTACTTAAACGTCTTCGTCCCTGAAGATCTGGAACCCGGCGCGCCCGTAATGGTCTGGTTCTACGGCGGATCTTATGCCAACGGCGGCGTCGGCCGCATGAGGGAGGACTCAGACGAGCTCTCCTACGACATGGCAAGGTTTGCGCGTGAGACAAAAACGGTCTGCGTCAACTTCAATTACCGCCTCAATCTGGAAGGCTTTTTGAACCTTCATTTCCTGGATAAAAAGTTCGATCAGAACAACGGTCTTTTCGACCAGATCCTGGCGCTGAAATTCGTCAGGAACAACATCCACCGCTTCGGCGGAAATGCCGATAACATAACGATCTTCGGACAGAGTGCCGGAGCTGCGTGCATGCTGGTGCTGATGGGCGACCCCAAAACGTCGAAGCTGTTCGACAAAGCGATCGTCCAGTCTGCCTGTGTCGATTCTTTCTGGACCGAAAAACAGAGCCAGCGCCTTACCTACAAATACCTGAAATATTTGGGCGTCAGTCCCTCCGAATTAGACCGCCTAAAGGACATTTCCATCGATAAGGTCCACGAGGCAAACCGGCTGCTCAAAAAATTCGTCTTGCGCGAAGGCAATTCCAACTGCTGCTTCTCACCCGTTATCGACGGCGTCACCATTCCCGAAAAGCCCGGCGAGATGGCCAAGCGCTTTTCGAAGCCCGTCCTGATCGGCACGACCAGCCAGGAAGGCGACCTCTTCATAAAGAACATCCCTAACGTGGCACTTCCTTTGGCCGCTTTCTGGTTCAAATTCAAGTTCAAACCCGGCAAAGGCGCCCACCGCTTCATGGCAGACGACTTTACCGCCAAGTTCTACAGAGAGCCCGCGCACGACATTGCGCAGAACATTGCAGGCGCCTCCTGGGTATACGAATACCGCTATCAGACGCCCAACATGCTCAAGGCTCATTCCGGCTGCTGCCACGCATGCGAGCTCCCTCTGCTTTTCGGCAAGTCCAACGCCTACATCAGTATCGACGATCCCGTATCCCAGAGAGTCGGCGAAAAGATGCGCGAGATCTGGGGCGAGTTCGCCTATAAGGGATCCCTTTCCTGGGCTAAGTTTAAGGACGGCGGCGAGATAAAGGGGATCGATTAA